One stretch of Schlesneria sp. DSM 10557 DNA includes these proteins:
- the cas2 gene encoding CRISPR-associated endonuclease Cas2 has protein sequence MMKTVYLVSYDVCDPRRLRLTYKKLCGFGMALQYSVFRCELSAMQRQSLKEQLWDILNLEEDRVMIVNLGPAGARGDECFEFWGNPRMSIPARTAVIV, from the coding sequence ATGATGAAAACGGTCTATCTGGTCAGTTACGACGTCTGTGATCCCAGGCGGCTCAGGTTGACTTATAAAAAGCTGTGCGGCTTTGGGATGGCACTTCAGTACTCGGTGTTTCGTTGCGAGTTGAGCGCAATGCAGCGTCAGTCGTTGAAAGAGCAGCTTTGGGACATCCTCAATCTGGAAGAGGACCGCGTGATGATTGTGAATCTGGGCCCCGCTGGCGCGCGTGGTGACGAGTGTTTCGAGTTCTGGGGCAATCCGAGAATGTCGATTCCCGCACGCACGGCGGTGATTGTGTGA
- a CDS encoding DUF6398 domain-containing protein, with product MPKRKPASNENKDKPEAVKQIEQLIADFCREHLNDEYAELCRRLTDKLARKRPTPLISGKPTTWACGIVRTIGWVNFLDDRSNTPHMKLTAIDKAFGVAESTGQGKSMLIRKMFNIKSMDINWSLRSQNESNPLAWMIDVGGLIIDARFLKREIQEEALKQGLIPYIPERPKPMHLDDDEDDE from the coding sequence ATGCCGAAACGTAAACCCGCCTCCAACGAGAACAAGGACAAACCGGAGGCCGTGAAACAGATTGAGCAGCTCATCGCGGATTTCTGCCGTGAGCACCTGAACGACGAGTATGCCGAACTTTGTCGTCGTCTGACCGACAAGCTGGCTCGCAAGCGACCGACTCCGCTGATCAGCGGCAAGCCGACGACCTGGGCCTGCGGCATCGTTCGCACCATCGGCTGGGTCAACTTTCTGGACGACCGCTCGAATACGCCGCACATGAAATTGACCGCCATCGACAAGGCGTTTGGAGTCGCCGAAAGTACGGGGCAAGGGAAGTCGATGCTGATCCGCAAGATGTTCAATATCAAATCCATGGACATTAACTGGTCACTGCGCAGCCAGAACGAATCGAATCCCCTGGCCTGGATGATTGATGTGGGTGGACTCATCATCGACGCCCGGTTCCTCAAGCGGGAAATCCAGGAAGAAGCCTTGAAACAGGGACTCATTCCCTACATCCCCGAACGACCGAAACCGATGCACCTTGATGACGATGAGGACGACGAGTAA
- a CDS encoding esterase/lipase family protein — protein MTVAMQALFVHGMGRSPITAFPLLRQLKQNGFSPSWYFYSVTFQNFTSISRRLEQKIERLAAQGDYVLIGHSLGGVLIREAVATLPPGTRMPTRIILLGSPVRPSRIAKALKRNWLFRLATSDCGQLLASDDRMEHVAASQVPTTSIIGTKSLGPLKKLFGDEENDCVVSYSEVCADWITEEIRLPVSHTFMPSNSLVVKTVIECLKADQPVLSSAPDQNQ, from the coding sequence ATGACAGTTGCCATGCAGGCTTTGTTTGTTCACGGAATGGGGCGTTCTCCGATCACCGCGTTTCCGCTGCTCAGGCAGTTGAAGCAGAACGGATTTTCGCCGTCGTGGTACTTTTACAGTGTCACTTTCCAGAACTTCACCTCCATCAGCCGGCGACTCGAACAGAAGATTGAACGCCTCGCGGCCCAGGGGGATTACGTCCTGATCGGGCATTCCCTGGGGGGAGTCCTGATCCGGGAGGCCGTCGCGACACTTCCACCGGGGACGCGGATGCCGACCCGCATCATCCTGCTGGGCTCCCCCGTCCGCCCCTCCCGCATCGCCAAAGCACTGAAACGAAACTGGCTGTTCCGACTGGCGACCAGCGACTGCGGTCAACTGCTCGCCTCGGACGATCGCATGGAACATGTCGCGGCCAGCCAGGTCCCCACCACCAGTATCATCGGTACCAAGTCGCTTGGACCGCTCAAGAAACTCTTCGGCGACGAAGAGAATGACTGCGTGGTGTCATACTCCGAAGTCTGTGCTGACTGGATCACCGAAGAGATTCGCCTGCCGGTTTCGCATACGTTCATGCCGTCCAACTCGCTCGTCGTGAAAACGGTGATTGAGTGTTTGAAGGCGGATCAGCCTGTCTTGAGTTCCGCCCCGGACCAGAATCAATAA
- a CDS encoding TIGR00730 family Rossman fold protein: MTASNPSAETSSFTYVSTETLLRTDLSNAGPTVCVYCASSRACHPEYHASAYRLGELLAEGGCSIIYGGGGAGSMGAVADGALSRNGRVVGVIPHFMMELEWGHSGITELLRVEDMRTRKHIMLSQSQAVVALPGGSGTLEELFEAITLKRLGLYLNPIVLVNTRGYFDPLIEMMSRAVEERFMSERHGAMWQVVQTAEEVLPAIKSAPQWPADAITFAAQNIPPTSQPEPPK, encoded by the coding sequence ATGACGGCGTCCAACCCTTCAGCGGAAACCTCTTCGTTCACCTACGTCTCGACCGAGACCCTCCTCAGAACCGATCTGTCGAACGCCGGTCCGACCGTCTGTGTCTATTGTGCCTCCAGCCGCGCCTGTCATCCCGAGTATCACGCCAGTGCCTATCGGCTGGGGGAACTGCTGGCCGAAGGAGGTTGCTCGATCATTTACGGCGGCGGCGGAGCGGGTTCGATGGGGGCCGTGGCCGATGGAGCCCTCAGCCGTAACGGACGGGTGGTCGGAGTCATCCCGCATTTCATGATGGAGCTGGAATGGGGCCATTCCGGCATTACGGAGCTGCTGCGCGTCGAAGACATGCGCACGCGAAAGCACATCATGCTGTCGCAAAGTCAGGCGGTCGTCGCACTTCCCGGTGGATCAGGGACGTTGGAAGAACTGTTCGAAGCGATCACGCTGAAGCGGCTGGGTCTGTACCTGAACCCGATCGTCCTGGTCAACACACGCGGCTACTTCGATCCCCTGATTGAAATGATGTCGCGGGCCGTGGAAGAACGGTTTATGTCCGAACGGCACGGTGCCATGTGGCAAGTGGTGCAGACGGCTGAAGAAGTTCTGCCCGCCATCAAGTCTGCTCCCCAGTGGCCCGCCGACGCCATCACCTTCGCCGCCCAGAACATCCCCCCAACCAGCCAGCCAGAACCACCAAAGTAA
- a CDS encoding glutamate-5-semialdehyde dehydrogenase, producing the protein MSEWAEYADQLTKQARQASRQLALVSGAQKQRWLHRAAELLVVRAEEVVAANQRDLEAAPGYGLNAAAIDRLKLTPQRLKSVAAALADVALLPDPIGEVIDSTVRPNGLSVNRVRVPLGVVFFIYESRPNVTIDAASLCLKSGNAVILRGGKEALHSNLALHRILTDALIETGLPEHAVQLVQTTERAVVGELLKRGDRIDVTIPRGGKSLIERVVSEATMPVIKHFDGICHVYVDESANFDMALAILKNSKCQRPGVCNAAECLLVHAAIAETFLPKAAAMLHAEKVEMRGCPRTCRLIPTAKPATDADFRTEYLDLILSIKVVDDLTAAIDHIDAYGSHHTETIVTTNLPAAMRFTAEVDSAGVIVNASTRFNDGGEFGLGAEIGISTDKFHARGPCGLRELTSYKWVAYGTGQIRE; encoded by the coding sequence ATGTCAGAGTGGGCAGAGTACGCTGATCAACTTACGAAACAGGCTCGTCAGGCCTCGCGTCAGTTGGCCTTGGTGAGTGGTGCACAGAAGCAGCGGTGGCTGCATCGTGCCGCCGAACTGTTAGTTGTTCGTGCCGAAGAAGTTGTGGCGGCCAACCAGCGGGATCTCGAGGCCGCTCCGGGTTACGGACTGAACGCCGCCGCAATCGACCGGCTGAAGCTGACACCGCAGCGGTTGAAATCCGTCGCCGCCGCTCTGGCCGATGTCGCGTTGCTGCCGGACCCGATTGGCGAAGTGATCGATTCGACCGTCCGTCCGAACGGGCTGAGTGTCAATCGGGTCCGTGTCCCGCTGGGTGTCGTCTTCTTCATCTATGAGTCTCGTCCCAATGTGACGATCGACGCGGCTTCGCTCTGCCTGAAGAGCGGTAATGCGGTGATCCTGCGGGGTGGGAAAGAGGCACTGCACAGTAACCTGGCGCTGCACCGGATTCTGACCGACGCCCTGATCGAGACAGGGCTGCCCGAGCATGCGGTGCAACTGGTGCAGACGACCGAGCGTGCTGTCGTGGGAGAATTGCTGAAACGGGGCGACCGGATCGACGTGACGATTCCTCGCGGGGGAAAATCGCTGATCGAGCGAGTCGTCAGCGAAGCGACGATGCCCGTGATCAAGCACTTTGACGGGATCTGCCACGTCTACGTCGATGAGTCGGCCAATTTCGACATGGCTCTGGCGATTCTCAAAAACAGCAAGTGTCAGCGTCCCGGTGTCTGCAACGCGGCAGAATGTCTGCTGGTCCATGCGGCGATCGCCGAGACGTTCCTTCCCAAAGCGGCTGCCATGCTGCACGCGGAAAAAGTGGAAATGCGCGGCTGTCCCCGGACCTGCCGTCTGATTCCCACCGCCAAACCGGCGACCGATGCCGATTTCCGGACGGAATATCTGGATCTGATCCTGTCGATCAAGGTTGTCGACGACCTGACCGCCGCGATCGATCACATCGACGCCTATGGATCTCATCACACGGAAACGATCGTCACCACCAATCTCCCCGCCGCCATGCGGTTCACGGCGGAAGTCGATTCCGCTGGAGTGATTGTGAACGCCAGCACCCGTTTCAATGACGGGGGGGAGTTCGGGCTGGGTGCCGAGATTGGCATTTCGACGGATAAGTTCCACGCACGGGGCCCCTGCGGACTGCGTGAGCTGACCAGCTATAAATGGGTGGCGTACGGCACGGGTCAAATTCGGGAATAG
- a CDS encoding FliM/FliN family flagellar motor switch protein produces MDNNVNHSTADVPRPGQAGSRPFASHPRVSGPEVETRPYDFEHPVPLRAQQLDALRLATAGACDSLQRALTQLLRHPVGIEFLSVEQSTYRDYLTASDEPTCLGVFAPADSAEVWLLDTNRCLAFTMIDCLLGGVVSGVTLSRPFTAVETHVIQKALSTILRELTADFLPTAPLPMTRLISDGSLIAEAGSNAAVALVSLEVVIGPSRGLVQLCVPWKRVPHVSVLLQETERGPNERMRVAAGKVRVQVSARLAQLKLSTRDVANLCAGDLLLTDNPVTGEISLMIDDHELFRGTSGQSHNRRSLVITSSVGTTRGVRTPPEGT; encoded by the coding sequence ATGGACAACAACGTGAATCACTCGACCGCCGACGTGCCTCGTCCGGGACAGGCGGGGTCTCGGCCCTTTGCCTCCCACCCGCGCGTTTCCGGGCCTGAAGTGGAAACACGTCCCTACGACTTTGAACACCCGGTCCCGCTGAGAGCTCAACAACTGGACGCGTTGCGACTGGCGACGGCCGGGGCCTGTGATTCCCTGCAGCGGGCTCTGACGCAACTGCTGCGGCATCCGGTGGGGATCGAGTTTCTGTCGGTGGAACAGTCGACTTATCGAGACTACCTGACGGCGTCGGACGAACCGACCTGCCTCGGAGTGTTCGCACCGGCGGATTCTGCCGAAGTCTGGTTACTCGACACCAATCGGTGTCTCGCCTTTACGATGATCGACTGCTTACTCGGCGGGGTGGTGTCGGGTGTGACGCTGTCTCGACCATTTACTGCGGTCGAAACGCACGTGATTCAGAAAGCACTCAGCACCATTCTGCGGGAACTGACGGCCGACTTTCTGCCGACCGCTCCGCTGCCGATGACCCGACTGATCTCGGACGGCAGCCTGATTGCGGAAGCGGGGTCGAACGCGGCAGTCGCACTGGTCAGCCTGGAGGTGGTGATCGGCCCGAGCCGGGGACTGGTGCAGCTTTGTGTTCCGTGGAAGCGGGTACCGCATGTCTCTGTTTTATTGCAGGAAACGGAGCGCGGTCCGAACGAACGAATGCGGGTGGCGGCGGGAAAAGTCCGGGTGCAGGTCTCGGCACGACTCGCGCAACTCAAACTGTCCACTCGCGACGTGGCAAATTTGTGTGCTGGCGACTTACTGCTGACCGACAATCCTGTCACGGGGGAAATCAGCCTGATGATCGACGATCACGAGCTGTTTCGAGGGACGTCCGGGCAGAGCCATAACCGCAGAAGTCTGGTAATCACGTCGTCTGTCGGAACAACTCGGGGAGTCAGAACGCCGCCCGAGGGGACTTAG
- the infC gene encoding translation initiation factor IF-3, translating into MVDQNGTMLGVIPTSEAMRTAMDAGLDLVEVAPNERPPVCRIMDYGKFKYEQKRKAANSAKQHQVQLKEIRLRPKTGEHDIDFKVKQAREFLVHKDKVKFNVQFKGRENAHHDRGREMLATIIEQLQDVSKVEKTPSMEGGRNMTAVLSPKA; encoded by the coding sequence GTGGTCGATCAAAATGGAACAATGTTGGGTGTCATTCCCACATCGGAAGCGATGAGAACAGCGATGGACGCTGGCCTGGATCTTGTTGAAGTCGCCCCCAACGAGCGTCCGCCTGTCTGTCGGATTATGGACTACGGCAAGTTCAAGTACGAGCAGAAGCGTAAAGCGGCCAACTCTGCCAAGCAGCATCAGGTTCAACTGAAAGAGATCCGCCTTCGCCCGAAGACCGGTGAGCACGACATTGACTTCAAGGTGAAGCAGGCTCGTGAGTTCCTGGTCCACAAAGACAAAGTCAAATTCAACGTCCAGTTCAAGGGACGCGAAAACGCGCACCATGACCGGGGTCGTGAAATGCTGGCGACGATCATTGAGCAGCTTCAAGACGTCAGCAAAGTCGAAAAAACTCCTTCGATGGAAGGTGGCAGAAACATGACTGCCGTCCTTTCACCGAAAGCCTGA
- the rpmI gene encoding 50S ribosomal protein L35: MPKQKTHKGMKKRFKVTASGKAKCRSAYRGHLLSHKSSKRKRQNRNDVVLIKADARMICDALRPAG, encoded by the coding sequence ATGCCGAAGCAAAAAACGCACAAAGGTATGAAGAAACGGTTCAAAGTGACCGCTTCCGGCAAGGCCAAATGTCGTAGCGCCTACCGCGGCCACTTGCTGAGCCACAAGTCCAGCAAGCGGAAACGCCAGAATCGCAACGACGTCGTTCTGATTAAAGCTGACGCGAGAATGATTTGTGACGCACTGCGTCCTGCGGGTTAA
- the rplT gene encoding 50S ribosomal protein L20 encodes MRISFSVARRRSHKRLFREVKGSYGGRKNLLRLVKETVVRNRVFAYRDRRNRKREFRALWIVRIKAAAEMRGISYSRFIHGLTLAEIKLNRKILSEMAIHSPEVFDEVTTLVREGLKKAGQAV; translated from the coding sequence ATGAGAATTAGTTTTAGCGTCGCTCGTCGTCGATCCCACAAGCGCCTGTTCCGCGAAGTCAAAGGCAGCTATGGCGGTCGTAAGAACCTGCTTCGCCTCGTCAAAGAGACGGTTGTTCGTAACCGTGTCTTCGCTTACCGCGACCGACGTAACCGCAAGCGCGAGTTCCGAGCCCTGTGGATTGTCCGTATCAAGGCAGCAGCCGAAATGCGCGGCATTTCCTACTCACGCTTCATCCACGGACTGACGCTCGCCGAAATCAAGCTGAATCGCAAGATCCTCAGCGAAATGGCGATTCACAGCCCCGAAGTCTTTGACGAAGTCACGACCCTGGTCCGAGAGGGCCTGAAGAAGGCGGGCCAGGCCGTTTGA
- the pheS gene encoding phenylalanine--tRNA ligase subunit alpha, which produces MELSQIFAKFQQEALTAISAATNAEMLEQARIEFLGKKQGKLKDLQSTLATVPPEQRPEVGKRFNEVKEAVTKAWEERQQQLSQTKVAATAIDVTLPGIRPSLGKLHPLTQTINEFQEIMSRFGFEVEDGPEIEDEWHNFVALNIPDDHPARDPLDNFYLATAGVAGGGPRLLRSQTSTIQIRVMENRKPPVRIVSVGRVYRPDEIDDTHHIMFHQMEGLMVGPDVTMASLKTLLRLFAAAYLGEDVHVRFRPSFFPFTEPSVEFDVQRGDGWLELGGAGMVDPNVLRAVGYDPDEVSGFAFGLGIARFCMMRHGIKNIRHFYSNDIRFLQQF; this is translated from the coding sequence ATGGAACTCAGTCAGATATTTGCCAAGTTTCAGCAGGAAGCACTCACCGCGATTTCCGCGGCCACGAACGCCGAGATGCTCGAGCAGGCCCGAATTGAGTTTCTGGGCAAGAAGCAGGGAAAGCTCAAAGACCTGCAGTCCACATTGGCCACCGTCCCCCCGGAACAGCGCCCCGAGGTCGGTAAACGCTTCAACGAAGTCAAAGAAGCGGTCACCAAGGCCTGGGAAGAGCGACAGCAGCAGCTCAGCCAGACCAAAGTGGCTGCCACCGCGATCGATGTCACCCTGCCGGGAATTCGACCGTCGCTCGGGAAGCTGCACCCCCTGACGCAGACGATCAACGAGTTCCAGGAGATCATGTCGCGGTTCGGGTTTGAAGTGGAAGACGGTCCCGAGATCGAGGACGAATGGCACAACTTCGTCGCTCTGAACATCCCGGATGACCACCCTGCCCGTGACCCGCTGGACAACTTCTATCTCGCCACGGCCGGTGTTGCAGGAGGTGGCCCGCGCCTGCTCCGCAGCCAAACCTCGACCATCCAGATTCGGGTGATGGAGAACCGCAAGCCGCCCGTGCGCATCGTCTCGGTCGGACGTGTCTATCGTCCCGACGAGATCGACGATACGCACCACATCATGTTCCATCAGATGGAAGGTCTGATGGTCGGACCTGACGTGACGATGGCCTCACTGAAGACGCTGCTGCGACTGTTTGCGGCCGCTTATCTGGGTGAAGACGTTCACGTCCGTTTCCGTCCGTCGTTCTTCCCGTTCACCGAGCCGAGCGTCGAGTTTGATGTTCAGCGGGGTGACGGCTGGCTGGAACTGGGGGGAGCGGGGATGGTCGACCCCAACGTCCTGCGGGCGGTCGGGTATGATCCAGATGAGGTCAGTGGATTTGCTTTCGGGCTGGGCATCGCACGATTCTGTATGATGCGGCACGGGATCAAGAACATTCGCCACTTCTACTCAAACGACATCCGGTTCCTGCAGCAGTTCTGA
- a CDS encoding putative quinol monooxygenase, translating to MIYVNIVLTVKEASDVAEIESLLAEQGRLSRQEPGCLRFEVYHSQTDPRVFLLNEHWADQAAIDAHRKDKAYTTIYVPKVLPRVERVPHPSTLVE from the coding sequence ATGATCTACGTCAACATTGTCTTGACCGTCAAAGAGGCCAGCGACGTTGCCGAGATTGAGAGCCTGCTGGCAGAACAGGGGCGATTGTCTCGACAGGAACCCGGTTGCCTTCGGTTTGAAGTCTATCATTCGCAGACCGATCCCCGCGTCTTCCTGCTGAACGAGCACTGGGCCGACCAGGCCGCGATTGATGCTCATCGCAAGGACAAGGCTTACACCACGATCTATGTCCCCAAGGTCTTGCCGCGCGTCGAACGAGTCCCCCACCCATCGACCTTGGTCGAATAA
- the ilvD gene encoding dihydroxy-acid dehydratase: MTQINKYSSRITQPRSQGASQAMLYATGMKREDMDKAQVGIASVWYDGNPCNMHLNKLSEKVKEGVTAAGLWGMRFNTIGVSDGISMGTDGMSFSLQSRDLIADSIETVMSAQWYDANISIPGCDKNMPGCLIAMGRLNRPSLMIYGGTIKAGCIPLHPKLDIVSAFQCYGEYITGKITDEVRQSIVEHSCPGAGACGGMYTANTMASAIEAMGMALPYSSSIPAEDPLKLGECMAAGKAIRTLLEMDLKPRDIMTRAAFENAMVVIMATGGSTNAVLHLIAMARAVNVPLTIDDFQAVSDRIPYIADLKPSGKYVMEDLHHVGGTPAVMKYLLEKGLLDGSCMTVTGKSLAENLKDLPGLAEGQRIIQPLETPLKESGHIRIMRGNFCPEGAVAKITGKEGLIFKGPARVFDSEELMLKGLEDGLIQKGDVIIIRYEGPKGGPGMPEMLTPTSAIMGAGLGSDVALITDGRFSGGSHGFIVGHVTPEAQVGGPIALVQDGDTITIDANSNQIVLSLSDEELAKRRSTWKAPELKANRGTLYKYIKNVKSASEGCVTDE; this comes from the coding sequence ATGACGCAAATCAACAAATATAGTTCCCGCATCACGCAGCCACGTTCGCAAGGGGCCTCGCAGGCCATGTTGTACGCGACGGGCATGAAACGTGAAGACATGGATAAAGCTCAGGTCGGTATCGCCAGCGTCTGGTACGACGGCAACCCCTGTAACATGCACCTCAACAAGCTCTCTGAAAAAGTCAAAGAGGGTGTCACTGCGGCCGGCCTGTGGGGAATGCGATTCAACACGATCGGGGTGAGCGACGGAATCTCGATGGGAACCGACGGGATGTCGTTCTCGCTCCAGTCTCGCGACCTGATTGCTGACAGTATTGAAACGGTCATGTCGGCTCAATGGTATGACGCCAACATCTCCATCCCCGGCTGTGACAAGAACATGCCCGGCTGTCTGATCGCGATGGGACGCCTGAACCGCCCCTCGCTGATGATCTACGGTGGAACTATCAAGGCCGGTTGTATTCCCCTGCATCCGAAGCTCGACATCGTCTCGGCATTCCAGTGCTATGGCGAATACATCACCGGCAAGATCACCGATGAAGTCCGCCAGTCGATCGTCGAACATAGCTGTCCCGGCGCGGGGGCCTGCGGCGGGATGTACACCGCGAACACGATGGCATCCGCCATTGAAGCCATGGGGATGGCACTCCCTTACAGCTCATCGATTCCTGCCGAAGACCCGCTGAAGCTGGGTGAATGTATGGCAGCCGGAAAAGCCATTCGCACGCTGCTCGAAATGGACCTGAAGCCCCGTGACATCATGACCCGGGCCGCCTTCGAAAACGCGATGGTCGTGATCATGGCGACCGGGGGATCAACGAATGCCGTGCTGCACCTGATCGCCATGGCACGTGCCGTGAATGTTCCGCTGACGATCGACGACTTCCAGGCCGTCAGCGACCGCATCCCGTACATCGCCGACCTCAAGCCAAGCGGCAAGTACGTGATGGAAGACCTGCATCATGTCGGCGGAACCCCAGCCGTGATGAAGTACCTGCTCGAGAAGGGTCTGCTCGACGGCAGCTGTATGACCGTGACCGGCAAGTCTCTCGCCGAAAACCTCAAGGACCTGCCGGGACTCGCCGAAGGTCAGCGGATCATTCAGCCGCTGGAAACGCCACTCAAGGAATCCGGGCACATCCGGATCATGCGCGGCAACTTCTGTCCCGAAGGAGCCGTGGCCAAGATCACCGGCAAAGAAGGACTCATCTTCAAGGGTCCGGCTCGCGTATTCGATTCCGAAGAGCTGATGCTGAAGGGTCTCGAAGACGGCCTGATTCAGAAGGGTGACGTCATCATCATCCGGTATGAAGGCCCCAAGGGTGGCCCCGGTATGCCGGAAATGCTGACACCCACCTCGGCCATTATGGGAGCCGGTCTGGGATCCGACGTCGCACTGATCACCGACGGCCGGTTTTCGGGTGGTTCGCACGGCTTCATCGTCGGCCACGTCACACCGGAAGCTCAGGTGGGGGGACCGATCGCCCTGGTTCAGGACGGTGACACGATCACGATCGACGCCAACTCCAACCAGATCGTGCTCTCTCTTTCCGATGAAGAACTCGCCAAACGCCGTTCGACATGGAAAGCCCCAGAACTGAAAGCCAATCGCGGGACCCTCTACAAGTACATCAAGAACGTGAAGAGTGCCTCCGAAGGCTGCGTCACCGACGAGTGA
- a CDS encoding SLC13 family permease — protein sequence MNSDEALTMNADVDEDDTGASGEEAHPGWMGCIGRFLGPLVFLAVATMPDVEGLNPAAQRLLAVTLWMAVWWVTQAIPIAATSLLPLALFPVCGIQSAKTVSQSYLGDSSFLYLGGFMIALGIERWGLHRRLALLTVNATGTSPAQIVFGFMLATFCLSMWISNTATTVLMLPIALALLTSLERLPTDAGATASTPDPHFNHLALALTLGIAYSASIGGLATLVGTPTNLAFVDIWNKSFPGQPAVSASQWMLTWTPFGFVMLLCTWRILIFGLRTPAGFDRFDRSFFRHKLRELGPMTFAEGAMLTLFASTALLWLFRTDFTFGDWVLIRGWGSAMATWLQYIGVPAEKSQEFVSDGTVAMTVATLMFFLPAQRGRNGQLKYLMDWRTTAKIPWGIMLLFGGGFAIAGAFESTRLSEWVGGVFKVLADGQPTWVLVIAVCVLLTFLTEFTSNVATVNTVLPIIAAASVALEIDPRMLMIPATVSASCAFMLPIGTPPNAIVFGTGRIRMSQMAGYGIFLNFLGVVLAVAATYGLMVPQLGIQTR from the coding sequence ATGAACTCTGATGAGGCTCTCACCATGAATGCCGATGTGGACGAGGATGACACGGGGGCGAGTGGTGAAGAAGCACATCCTGGCTGGATGGGCTGCATCGGTCGATTCCTCGGCCCGCTGGTGTTTCTCGCCGTCGCCACGATGCCTGATGTTGAAGGACTGAACCCCGCCGCGCAGCGACTGCTGGCCGTTACGCTCTGGATGGCCGTCTGGTGGGTGACTCAGGCCATCCCCATCGCCGCCACCAGCCTCTTGCCGCTGGCCCTGTTTCCTGTGTGCGGTATTCAGTCGGCAAAGACGGTCAGCCAGTCCTATCTCGGCGACAGTTCGTTCCTGTATCTCGGCGGGTTCATGATCGCGCTGGGGATCGAACGATGGGGACTGCACCGCCGACTCGCGCTCCTCACGGTGAATGCCACCGGGACCAGCCCCGCCCAGATCGTCTTCGGCTTCATGCTGGCCACGTTCTGCCTGTCGATGTGGATCAGCAATACCGCCACCACGGTGCTGATGCTGCCGATCGCGCTCGCGCTGCTCACATCACTGGAACGGCTGCCGACCGACGCCGGAGCGACTGCCAGCACACCCGACCCGCACTTCAACCATCTCGCGCTGGCTCTGACGCTGGGAATCGCCTATTCGGCCAGTATCGGGGGACTTGCCACACTGGTGGGCACCCCGACGAATCTCGCGTTTGTCGACATCTGGAATAAATCGTTCCCGGGTCAGCCCGCGGTTTCTGCCTCCCAGTGGATGCTGACCTGGACGCCGTTCGGATTTGTGATGCTGTTGTGCACCTGGCGGATTCTGATCTTCGGCCTGCGAACGCCAGCCGGGTTCGATCGCTTCGACCGTTCCTTCTTCCGTCACAAGCTGCGGGAGCTGGGTCCGATGACGTTCGCCGAAGGAGCCATGCTGACGCTGTTCGCGTCCACCGCCCTGCTCTGGCTGTTTCGCACCGACTTCACGTTTGGCGACTGGGTGCTGATTCGAGGCTGGGGATCGGCGATGGCCACCTGGCTGCAATACATCGGCGTCCCTGCTGAGAAATCGCAAGAGTTTGTCAGTGACGGAACCGTGGCCATGACCGTGGCGACCCTGATGTTCTTCCTGCCAGCCCAGCGCGGCCGCAACGGGCAACTGAAGTACCTGATGGACTGGCGGACGACGGCGAAGATTCCCTGGGGAATCATGCTGCTGTTCGGGGGTGGATTCGCCATCGCCGGTGCTTTTGAATCGACCAGACTTTCGGAGTGGGTCGGCGGCGTCTTCAAGGTTCTGGCGGATGGCCAGCCGACCTGGGTGCTGGTGATCGCCGTCTGCGTGCTGCTCACGTTTCTGACCGAATTCACGTCCAACGTCGCTACGGTGAATACAGTCCTGCCGATCATCGCTGCGGCGTCCGTCGCCCTGGAGATTGATCCTCGGATGCTGATGATTCCGGCAACCGTGTCCGCAAGCTGCGCGTTTATGCTGCCGATCGGAACGCCCCCCAACGCCATCGTGTTCGGCACGGGGCGAATTCGGATGAGCCAGATGGCCGGATACGGAATCTTCCTGAACTTTCTGGGCGTCGTGCTGGCCGTGGCCGCCACTTACGGGTTAATGGTTCCTCAACTGGGAATTCAGACTCGCTGA